The Verrucomicrobiota bacterium sequence GGTGATGAGTAATAGTCCCCAAGTGCGCCCAGACGCTCCTCCTGATAAAACATTTTTCCTGTCCGCGCGTCGAAGCAGGACGCCAGTCCGCCGTTTTTCACCAGGTAAATGCGCCCGTCGTAGCAAAGCGGCGAAGGCACGTAAGGCAATCCGCGCGTCTGCTTCCACGCCACGTGTGTTGCTGTAACGTCTCCCCTCCCGCCCGGACGGACGGCCAGCAACGCGTTCTGGGATTGAGCGAAGATTTTGGCGAGCGATTCATATTCCTGGCGCGTGATGAAACCGTCCTTATCAGCGTCGAGGTAAAGAAACTGTTGCTGGGCTGGCCCGGGTGGAGCTTCCGCGCGAGAGAGTTTTCCGTCCTTGTCTTGGTCGCCTTGTTCCAGCAACGCATCGAACGCAGGCAGCCGGGGCACGCCCGCGCCGAAGGTCCAGCCGGCCACGAAGATCAATCCGTCGCCCGCCACCGGCGACGCCACCATCTCATTCGGCAAGCCGCTCACGCTCCAGCGTTCGGTGCCGCTTTTCAGATCGTAGGCGACCAGTCGCAGAGTGCCGGCAACGATGGCCAGCTCGGGGCGGTCGCCGGGATAGAGCAGTGGCGTCGAGAAGCCGCGCCGAAATCCCGGACGCTCCGCTTTCCAAAGCGTCTTTCCCGTGCGACAGTCCGCCGCAAGCAAATACGAACCCACGTCCTGATCGCTGGCCAACAAGAGGCGGTCTCCCGCCACGACCGGGGAAGTGCTGGCGCCATGCTGCGTGATGGGGATGGGCAACGGTTTGCGCCACTGCTCTTGCCCGGCGATATCGTAAGCGATCAACCCGAAAGAACCGAAATAAACGTACACTCGCGCTCCATCCGTCGCGGGAGTGGAAGCCGCCGGGCTGCTGTTCTGCGAACCGCGGTCAATTTTTTCCGGCTCGATTGCCCGGCGCCAAAGAATCTTCCCGTCAGCACGATCGATGCAAAGCGTTTCCAGTTTACCATTGTCCGCGCCCGTCAGGAAAATTCTGTCGCGCCAGATGCAGGGGGAAGAATGGCCGGCAGGCAGAATAACTTTCCAAAGGACGTTTGAGTTGGGTCCGAAGTGGACGGGGAAATCACCCGATCGGCTCACGCCCGAACCGCCCGGTCCGCGAAATTGCGGCCAGCAGTCCTCTCCACGATCACCACCGCGTAGGATGAGCGCGAAGGGGAGTGTTGCCAGAAGCAAGTTTGAAAATAGGAAGAGGCGCATGAACGGGCTTGAGGAAATCAAATCCACGCGGCGATTTCAAAGACTCTTTGGCCGGGCTCGCGGGTTACTTTGGAAACATCGAAGAACCATGAACATCTTGCTTGCGGTTACAGTGTCCAGCCTTCGCGATACGGACGCTGCAGAAACTCGTTGGCCTCCGGCAGATTCGTGATCTTCAGACTCGGCGCGTTCCAGAGCAGTCTTGTGCGGGTCAACTTCTCGCGCAACTGGACTCGCAACGCCACGTTGCCCAGCAGCACCGCTTCGGCCAGCGGTCCGGCCCAGTCGAAATTCGATCCGCCCGGTTTGCCGCCTTTGCACGCCGCGATCCATTCCTGATAGTGGCCGATGGAGCGCGGGATGGTCTTGGGCGGTTCCGGGTATTCCTTGCGCCTTGATTCAGGATAAAGCCGATTGCCGAGGATAAACCCCTTGTCGCCGACGAGCAGCCGGCCATTGTCTCCCATCAAATCACCCTCGGGCAAACCTTCCGGTCGTGGCGGACGCAAACCGCCGTCGTACCAAACGAGTTTCACGGGCGGCAGTTCGCCCCGCACGGGAAAATGTTGCGTCACCATTGATCCCACCGGATAAGTTTCCTTGTTCACGCGCGTTGATGCCGCCTCTACGCTCATCGGCGCGCCGAGTTTCAAAGCGCGGAAAACTGGATCCAGCGCGTGGCAGCCGATGTCGCCGAGCGCGCCGGTCCCAAAATCCCACCAACCCCGCCACTTGAACGGCAGGTAGGCCGGATGATAAGGCCGTGCCGGCGCCGGTCCCAGCCAGAGGTCCCAGTCCAGCGTGGAAGGCACGGGCGGCTCGTCTTGGGGACGTCCGACGCCTTGCGGCCAATATTCATTGAACAATCCGTTCGCCGGCCGATCGGTCCAGACGTGCGCTTCACGAACCGGACCGATCGCTCCGTCCCAGACAAATTCGCAGAGCCGGCGGGTTTCCTCGGAAGCCTGGCCTTGGTTGCCCATTTGCGTGGCGACCTTGTGGGCGCGCGCGGCTTCCGCCACTTTGCGCGCCTCGAAGACCGCGTGCGTCAGCGGCTTTTCGCAATAGACATGTTTGCCCAGTTTGATCGCTGCGATCGAAGCCACCGCATGGACGTGGTCCGGCGTGGCGACGACGACGGCGTCGATGTTCTTCTGCTCTTCGAGCATCTTGCGGAAGTCCTTGTATTTTTTTGCGTCGGGGAACTTGCGGAAAGTTCCCGCCGCCCGTGCCCAGTCCACGTCGCAAAGCGCGACGATGTTTTCGCTCGTCATCTGGCCAAGGTCGTGGCCGCCCTGCCCGCCAACGCCGATGCCGGCGATGTTCAGCTTCTCGTTCGGCGACGTGGCGCCGCCGAGTCCGAGCACATGACCCGGAACTATCGTGAACGCCGCAGCCGCCATCGTCGTGCCGCCCATGAATTGACGGCGGGAGATTTTTTGTCTGTTATCTTTGTTCTTCATAAGCACTCCGTGCGGGTCAAGCGGGTTGAACAAACATGGTGTGATTTGATATGCTCGTTCAAATCGGTCGCGAGCGAGTCTCACGATTGGCGCAAAACGCAGCGTTGATTCAGATCAAGGTTTACTGCGATCTCAACGGCAACTTCGCTGAATTGTCTTTGAACGGACAGCAGAGTTGTCGTTGCCTCAGCCGCAACGATGAAGACCGACGAACCCCTCAACCTCGCCCTTTCCCCGTCGGACGGGGAGTGGAAAGGTTTTCGCGCGTATGGGCGACACGCACCGTTCCGTGATGTACCGCAACGTCGCCGGAGTTTCACCCTCTCCCCATCGGATGGGGAGAGGGCCAGGGTGAGGGGCGTGTTCAACTGCATCGTTACGCCTCATGGCAGAGATCGAATCCAGATGTTCCGAAAGCGCAGCGGCGGATCATTTCCGTGATCTTGCAGACGGATCGGCGCCTTCTCCGGGAATTTGCCTTTATAGCTCGTCGTTTGCTTATGGACTGTCGGCCCCATGATCTTCGTGTGGTTTTGGACGCAGATGCCATTGATGATCGTCGTCACGTAGGCCGGCTCCGTCACCGTGCCGTCCTGGTTCACCTTCGCGGCGGTGAAGATCACATCATAAACCTGCCACTGGCCTGGCGGACGCACGGCGTTGACGAGCGGGGGAGTCTGACCGTAAACCGCGCCGGCGGTGCCGTCAGCGTAGGTTGGGTTGTTGTAGCAATCGAGGATTTGAGCTTCATAGCGGTCCATGAAAAAGATGCCGCTGTTCCCCTTTTTCTGCGAATTACCCTTGGTCTCGGGCTGCGAGAGCCACTCAAGATGAAGCTGGCAGGAACCAAAGGATTCTTTCGTCCAGATGTCTCCGCCCTGAACCACCAGCTCGCCGTTTGCCACTTTCCAGGTGCACGGCGCGCCGTTTTTGCTGGCAAAGTTTGCATTCGATTTTCCATCGAACAAAACCACCGCGTCTGCCGGCGCCTCCGCAGCCGTCTGGCCGGGTGCGACTACTTTTGGTGCCGGGCGCTTGATGTCGTGCACGCGCCATTGGGTGCCAGGGATGTAGGGTGTGTCGTCGTAGCCGATGGGCGAAGGTTTGTCCTCCGCCAAAGCGGCGACGGCAGACAATGCGAGAAGAGCGAACAGTGGATGGATTTTCATAAATGTTTCAGAACTTGATCAACGAAGTCTAAGCCAATGTTTTTGAAAGCTTGGACGAAATTGCCCATGACACTTCTTGGTCGAAGGTGATTTGCTTTTCGTCCATGCGCATGTCGGCGAGGTTATTCCGGGCCGGATGGCTGTCAAGCAGCCATCTTTCCACGCCGCTTCGGTCAGCTTCTCAAAAAGTTTGATTCGCGGGGCGCGCGGTAGTGCACG is a genomic window containing:
- a CDS encoding PQQ-binding-like beta-propeller repeat protein, yielding MLLATLPFALILRGGDRGEDCWPQFRGPGGSGVSRSGDFPVHFGPNSNVLWKVILPAGHSSPCIWRDRIFLTGADNGKLETLCIDRADGKILWRRAIEPEKIDRGSQNSSPAASTPATDGARVYVYFGSFGLIAYDIAGQEQWRKPLPIPITQHGASTSPVVAGDRLLLASDQDVGSYLLAADCRTGKTLWKAERPGFRRGFSTPLLYPGDRPELAIVAGTLRLVAYDLKSGTERWSVSGLPNEMVASPVAGDGLIFVAGWTFGAGVPRLPAFDALLEQGDQDKDGKLSRAEAPPGPAQQQFLYLDADKDGFITRQEYESLAKIFAQSQNALLAVRPGGRGDVTATHVAWKQTRGLPYVPSPLCYDGRIYLVKNGGLASCFDARTGKMFYQEERLGALGDYYSSPVAAGGKICVASQPGVVVVFQAGDALQVLARNALDEPIMATPAIIGHQLYVRTQGHLYAFGK
- a CDS encoding Gfo/Idh/MocA family oxidoreductase, whose amino-acid sequence is MKNKDNRQKISRRQFMGGTTMAAAAFTIVPGHVLGLGGATSPNEKLNIAGIGVGGQGGHDLGQMTSENIVALCDVDWARAAGTFRKFPDAKKYKDFRKMLEEQKNIDAVVVATPDHVHAVASIAAIKLGKHVYCEKPLTHAVFEARKVAEAARAHKVATQMGNQGQASEETRRLCEFVWDGAIGPVREAHVWTDRPANGLFNEYWPQGVGRPQDEPPVPSTLDWDLWLGPAPARPYHPAYLPFKWRGWWDFGTGALGDIGCHALDPVFRALKLGAPMSVEAASTRVNKETYPVGSMVTQHFPVRGELPPVKLVWYDGGLRPPRPEGLPEGDLMGDNGRLLVGDKGFILGNRLYPESRRKEYPEPPKTIPRSIGHYQEWIAACKGGKPGGSNFDWAGPLAEAVLLGNVALRVQLREKLTRTRLLWNAPSLKITNLPEANEFLQRPYREGWTL
- a CDS encoding DUF1080 domain-containing protein; amino-acid sequence: MKIHPLFALLALSAVAALAEDKPSPIGYDDTPYIPGTQWRVHDIKRPAPKVVAPGQTAAEAPADAVVLFDGKSNANFASKNGAPCTWKVANGELVVQGGDIWTKESFGSCQLHLEWLSQPETKGNSQKKGNSGIFFMDRYEAQILDCYNNPTYADGTAGAVYGQTPPLVNAVRPPGQWQVYDVIFTAAKVNQDGTVTEPAYVTTIINGICVQNHTKIMGPTVHKQTTSYKGKFPEKAPIRLQDHGNDPPLRFRNIWIRSLP